The Hevea brasiliensis isolate MT/VB/25A 57/8 chromosome 1, ASM3005281v1, whole genome shotgun sequence DNA segment TCCCAAACTATAATCTCTCGCTAAGAGATCCACATCTTAGCACTGCCCTTAAAGTTCAGGTTCAACTCACTGGCGCTGCTCAGGTGACCTCTTCGATGATGGCCACCTTACACCATCAAATTATCTACAGATTGCAAGATCATGTCAGAGATCTTTCACAGCCATCTGTCTCCAATGATGCTCTGCTTGTATTGGCTGATACTGAAACCACCCCAACAATTGTTCAGATACCTAGGCAACtgcctagaaatgagcttgaacagCTCATTCCAAAGGATTGGTTAACCAATTACGAAAGGCTTCATTCAACCTCTCAGCCAATCCAGATTACTGAGTCTTCTTTCAGAAGAAACCCTGATGGAACGGTGCAGACCACGTTTCAACCTCCTCGGCATTCTACAGGCTCTTTGCCTGTATTCCAGACCATGATGGTCCAGCCATTAGAAAAGGAGCAAGACTACTATCCCATTGGAGCAGTAACACCAGACAATCATTATATCTATCCTCAGAAAATAGATGGTCACTGCCCCTGGGATCTCCCAGGTTCTGGAGCATGCGATGAAGATTGTGATTGTCAAGACAATTACTGGGAAAATGAATATGACCATCCCCTGTCTGATAGAAATTGGAGGAAGCTCACCAAACAAACAAGAAGAGCCTCTTGCAAGCCACAACAAGTTCTCAGCAGAGACTATCCAGATAGTAGCCCATGGATTGGTATCCATGAGGAAACCAAACAGAAGAAGCCTCTTCCTATCTATGAGCTTGCCCTTGAGATCATcagaaaggaaggaaagaaacTACCGCCTCTTAAACCAGTTTCTTCTCCTCCTCCTGCACTTCCCCTAGTACAACCTTGTATGATGTTCTCACCTGCCTCCTATGAAGCAGATTTTCCTCCATTGGCACAACAGACCGACCAGCAGACCAAGATCTCCACCAGACCTTTCATTCACTCAACTAAGGTTGATAGTGAAGGTCAGACAACCccgatcactcaagctgaagaagtttTAAACTGGCAAACCAAGAATGCTGCTGTCCAGAATAAGACGCTACAACGTATTGATTCCAAGATTGACCAGGTCCTCACCAGGACTCAGCATGTTGATCAAAAGATTGACTCCTTCACTGCTTTTGCCCAAAACATGTATAAGGATCTCCAAAGCAGAATTACCCAGCTTGATAGAGATTTGAAGGCTTTGATCCAACAACGGAGATTTGGTGTAGAATTCAATCAAAAGGAACAGGAAATAAGAAGGCTGAAGAAACAATTAGCCCAAGTTGAAGCAGACTTGCACAAGCCCACAGAAGCTCCAGTCTCTTTCAGCCCATTCAAATTTCCTTTCACTGCCCAAACAACTCCTAACCCTTTCCTTCCTACACCTGAACCTGCTTATTCCCCTTTTGGACCTTTTAACTATTCATATGAACCACCTCCAACTTATCACCCATCTCCTTTGTTCAAACCTACTCCAACACCTGCCAGGTATGAGCAAAAGAGTCCATCTTCCTCAGAAGAATCCCATCCTTCAAAAAGGAAGATTGATAAAGGGAAGGACAAAATGTATCCTGATCCTCCTCCACAAAGATATGGTGTCTATACCCTCTCGAGCTGTAACTGTAAGAAGATTCTTCTCAAGACTCGTCGATGATAGTGAGGACGGACGAATGGATATCACAACATCGCTCATGGTCGATCCTCACCAACACCTCCCAAACAGTCCTTCACCAACCACGATTCTACGGTGGCACTACAGCCCTACAGGCCTCCTCAAGACCCCATGTTGAAATTCCCGATGATGAACCAATTCTAGACTTTGAGCTACCAGCGCTCCACAACAGTGCCAGGCCCAGTCAGCCCATGGTTCACCTTGGATGATGTTCCCCCATCAAGATGGAGAGACCGTCTTGCAGAATTTAAAGCTTGGCTTGATGTCCAAATGCTCCGGGAAGGTGCTGACTCCCATGCTATACTCAGAGAATTCATCTCTAGAACAGTTGGCACACTACAAGACTGGTTTTCCTCCATTGGAGAATATCAAAAAGCTCAATTTTGCCACCTGATTCCCTTACAAGCAATCAACGCTCTCTTTGCTGAGTTTCTGGGAGATGCATCCTTATACAGCAAACAGTTAAGACAAGAGTTCTTTGATATGCGCTGCTGTTCTTTGAAAAGATCAGATATTGAGAAACACTATCAGCGCATGACTCAACGTTATTATCTGCTTAATGGTTACAATGATGTCAACCTCAGCATACCTATATTGCCTCCCGCCGAAGCATTGCAACTAACTCCATAGAAGTATTCTCGCTACGGTAAGAGCGATGAATGCTATCACCATAGGAGAAATCCATCAAATGACTCTGGCTTGTCTGGATAAAATGTGCGAACAACAGAAGCTGTTCAAAGATATCATTGACAACAGTAAAGCTTTGAAGAATGTATGCCAGAAGTCTCACCTTGCCAttaaatgcaaggaaaagaaTTGTGAATGCAAGACAAAGAAGAAAGCACATTACAAGAAGCATCCTCTGGTTCAAACCCCTTTCaagcaaaagaaaggaagaaggtcaGTCAGATACTTTCGAAAGAAAAGAACGGGTACAAAGAAGTCTGAAAGGTGTTATATCTGTGGCAATCGAGGTCATTATGCCAAGAACTGCC contains these protein-coding regions:
- the LOC131183652 gene encoding uncharacterized protein LOC131183652, which produces MNAITIGEIHQMTLACLDKMCEQQKLFKDIIDNSKALKNVCQKSHLAIKCKEKNCECKTKKKAHYKKHPLVQTPFKQKKGRRSVRYFRKKRTGTKKSERCYICGNRGHYAKNCPRNPNKAVKLLQHIQQASHISLEHDDVESSFSTG